One genomic region from Zalophus californianus isolate mZalCal1 chromosome 14, mZalCal1.pri.v2, whole genome shotgun sequence encodes:
- the TBX3 gene encoding T-box transcription factor TBX3 isoform X1, with protein sequence MSLSMRDPVIPGTSMAYHPFLPHRAPDFAMSAVLGHQPPFFPALTLPPNGAAALSLPGALAKPIMDQLVGAAETGIPFSSLGPQAHLRPLKTMEPEEEVEDDPKVHLEAKELWDQFHKRGTEMVITKSGRRMFPPFKVRCSGLDKKAKYILLMDIIAADDCRYKFHNSRWMVAGKADPEMPKRMYIHPDSPATGEQWMSKVVTFHKLKLTNNISDKHGFTLAFPSDHATWQGNYSFGTQTILNSMHKYQPRFHIVRANDILKLPYSTFRTYLFPETEFIAVTAYQNDKITQLKIDNNPFAKGFRDTGNGRREKRKQLTLQSMRVFDDRHKKENGTSDESSSEQAAFNCFAQSSSPAVSTVGTSNLKDLCPSEGESDAEADSKEEHGPEACDAAKISTTTSEEPCRDKGSPAVKAHLFAAEPGGRPRDSGRLDKASPDSRHSPATISSSTRGLGAEERRSPGREGAATSKAEEGRALPGKEAFAPLTVQTDAAAAAAHLGQGPLPGLGFAPGLAGQQFFNGHPLFLHPGQFAMGGAFSSMAAGMGPLLATVSGASTGVSGLDSTAMASAAAAQGLSGASAATLPFHLQQHVLASQGLAMSPFGSLFPYPYTYMAAAAAASSAAASSSVHRHPFLNLNSMRPRLRYSPYSIPMPVPDSGSLLTTALPSMAAAAGPLDGKAAALAASPASVAVDSGSELNSRSSTLSSSSVSLSPKLCPEKEAATSELQSIQRLVSGLEAKPDRSRSGSP encoded by the exons ATGAGCCTCTCCATGAGAGATCCGGTCATTCCTGGGACAAGCATGGCCTACCATCCGTTCCTACCTCACCGGGCGCCGGACTTCGCCATGAGCGCGGTGCTGGGTCACCAGCCGCCCTTCTTCCCCGCGCTGACGCTGCCTCCCAACGGCGCGGCGGCGCTCTCTCTGCCGGGCGCCCTGGCCAAGCCGATCATGGATCAATTGGTGGGGGCGGCCGAGACCGGCATCCCTTTCTCGTCCCTGGGGCCTCAGGCGCATCTGAGGCCTCTGAAGACCATGGAGCCCGAAGAAGAGGTGGAGGATGACCCCAAGGTGCACCTCGAGGCCAAAGAACTTTGGGATCAGTTCCACAAGCGGGGCACCGAGATGGTCATTACCAAGTCGGGAAG GCGAATGTTTCCTCCATTTAAAGTAAGATGTTCTGGGCTGGATAAAAAAGCCAAATATATCTTGTTGATGGACATTATAGCTGCTGATGACTGTCGATATAAATTTCATAATTCTCGGTGGATGGTGGCGGGTAAGGCTGACCCTGAAATGCCAAAGAGAATGTACATTCACCCAGACAGCCCTGCTACCGGGGAACAGTGGATGTCCAAAGTTGTCACTTTCCACAAACTGAAACTCACCAACAACATTTCGGACAAACACGGATTT ACTTTGGCCTTCCCAAGTGATCACGCAACGTGGCAGGGGAATTATAGTTTTGGTACTCAG ACAATATTGAACTCCATGCACAAATACCAGCCTCGGTTCCACATTGTGAGAGCCAATGACATCTTGAAACTTCCCTATAGTACATTTCGGACTTACTTGTTCCCCGAAACCGAATTCATCGCTGTGACGGCATACCAGAACGATAAG ATAACTCAGCTAAAAATAGACAACAACCCTTTTGCAAAAGGTTTCCGGGACACTGGAAATGGCAGGAGAGAAAAAAG AAAACAGCTCACCCTGCAGTCCATGAGGGTGTTTGATGACAGACATAAAAAGGAGAATGGCACCTCAGATGAGTCCTCCAGCGAACAGGCTGCCTTCAACTGCTTTGCTCAGTCCTCGTCTCCAGCTGTGTCCACTGTGGGGACGTCAAACCTCAAAG ATCTGTGTCCCAGCGAGGGTGAGAGCGACGCCGAGGCCGACAGCAAAGAGGAGCATGGCCCCGAGGCCTGCGACGCGGCCAAGATCTCCACCACCACGTCGGAGGAGCCGTGCCGCGACAAGGGCAGCCCCGCGGTCAAGGCGCACCTCTTCGCCGCCGAGCCTGGCGGCCGGCCCCGGGACAGCGGGCGGCTGGACAAGGCGTCGCCCGACTCGCGCCACAGCCCGGCCACCATCTCGTCCAGCACCCGCGGCCTGGGCGCCGAGGAGCGCCGGAGCCCGGGCCGCGAGGGCGCGGCCACGTCCAAGGCCGAGGAGGGGCGCGCGCTGCCGGGCAAGGAGGCCTTCGCGCCGCTCACGGTGCAGACAgacgcggccgccgccgccgcgcacCTGGGCCAGGGCCCCCTGCCCGGCCTCGGCTTCGCCCCCGGCCTGGCCGGCCAGCAGTTCTTCAACGGGCACCCGCTCTTCCTGCACCCCGGCCAGTTCGCCATGGGGGGCGCCTTCTCCAGCATGGCGGCGGGCATGGGGCCCCTGCTGGCCACCGTGTCCGGGGCCTCCACCGGCGTCTCGGGCCTGGATTCCACGGCCATGGCCTCCGCCGCCGCGGCGCAGGGACTATCGGGGGCGTCGGCGGCCACCCTGCCTTTCCACCTCCAGCAGCACGTCCTGGCCTCTCAG GGCCTGGCCATGTCGCCTTTTGGAAGCCTGTTCCCTTACCCCTACACGTACatggccgcggcggcggcggcgtctTCGGCCGCGGCCTCCAGCTCCGTGCACCGCCACCCCTTCCTCAACCTGAACAGCATGCGCCCGCGGCTGCGCTACAGCCCCTACTCCATCCCCATGCCGGTCCCGGACAGCGGCAGCCTGCTCACCACAGCCCTGCCGTCCATGGCGGCGGCCGCGGGGCCCCTGGACGGCAAAGCCGCCGCGCTGGCCGCCAGCCCGGCCTCGGTGGCGGTGGACTCAGGCTCGGAACTCAACAGCCGCTCCTCCACGCTCTCCTCCAGCTCTGTGTCCTTGTCGCCCAAACTCTGCCCCGAGAAGGAGGCGGCCACCAGCGAACTGCAGAGCATCCAGCGGTTGGTCAGCGGCCTGGAAGCCAAGCCGGACAGGTCCCGCAGCGGGTCCCCATAA
- the TBX3 gene encoding T-box transcription factor TBX3 isoform X2, whose translation MSLSMRDPVIPGTSMAYHPFLPHRAPDFAMSAVLGHQPPFFPALTLPPNGAAALSLPGALAKPIMDQLVGAAETGIPFSSLGPQAHLRPLKTMEPEEEVEDDPKVHLEAKELWDQFHKRGTEMVITKSGRRMFPPFKVRCSGLDKKAKYILLMDIIAADDCRYKFHNSRWMVAGKADPEMPKRMYIHPDSPATGEQWMSKVVTFHKLKLTNNISDKHGFTILNSMHKYQPRFHIVRANDILKLPYSTFRTYLFPETEFIAVTAYQNDKITQLKIDNNPFAKGFRDTGNGRREKRKQLTLQSMRVFDDRHKKENGTSDESSSEQAAFNCFAQSSSPAVSTVGTSNLKDLCPSEGESDAEADSKEEHGPEACDAAKISTTTSEEPCRDKGSPAVKAHLFAAEPGGRPRDSGRLDKASPDSRHSPATISSSTRGLGAEERRSPGREGAATSKAEEGRALPGKEAFAPLTVQTDAAAAAAHLGQGPLPGLGFAPGLAGQQFFNGHPLFLHPGQFAMGGAFSSMAAGMGPLLATVSGASTGVSGLDSTAMASAAAAQGLSGASAATLPFHLQQHVLASQGLAMSPFGSLFPYPYTYMAAAAAASSAAASSSVHRHPFLNLNSMRPRLRYSPYSIPMPVPDSGSLLTTALPSMAAAAGPLDGKAAALAASPASVAVDSGSELNSRSSTLSSSSVSLSPKLCPEKEAATSELQSIQRLVSGLEAKPDRSRSGSP comes from the exons ATGAGCCTCTCCATGAGAGATCCGGTCATTCCTGGGACAAGCATGGCCTACCATCCGTTCCTACCTCACCGGGCGCCGGACTTCGCCATGAGCGCGGTGCTGGGTCACCAGCCGCCCTTCTTCCCCGCGCTGACGCTGCCTCCCAACGGCGCGGCGGCGCTCTCTCTGCCGGGCGCCCTGGCCAAGCCGATCATGGATCAATTGGTGGGGGCGGCCGAGACCGGCATCCCTTTCTCGTCCCTGGGGCCTCAGGCGCATCTGAGGCCTCTGAAGACCATGGAGCCCGAAGAAGAGGTGGAGGATGACCCCAAGGTGCACCTCGAGGCCAAAGAACTTTGGGATCAGTTCCACAAGCGGGGCACCGAGATGGTCATTACCAAGTCGGGAAG GCGAATGTTTCCTCCATTTAAAGTAAGATGTTCTGGGCTGGATAAAAAAGCCAAATATATCTTGTTGATGGACATTATAGCTGCTGATGACTGTCGATATAAATTTCATAATTCTCGGTGGATGGTGGCGGGTAAGGCTGACCCTGAAATGCCAAAGAGAATGTACATTCACCCAGACAGCCCTGCTACCGGGGAACAGTGGATGTCCAAAGTTGTCACTTTCCACAAACTGAAACTCACCAACAACATTTCGGACAAACACGGATTT ACAATATTGAACTCCATGCACAAATACCAGCCTCGGTTCCACATTGTGAGAGCCAATGACATCTTGAAACTTCCCTATAGTACATTTCGGACTTACTTGTTCCCCGAAACCGAATTCATCGCTGTGACGGCATACCAGAACGATAAG ATAACTCAGCTAAAAATAGACAACAACCCTTTTGCAAAAGGTTTCCGGGACACTGGAAATGGCAGGAGAGAAAAAAG AAAACAGCTCACCCTGCAGTCCATGAGGGTGTTTGATGACAGACATAAAAAGGAGAATGGCACCTCAGATGAGTCCTCCAGCGAACAGGCTGCCTTCAACTGCTTTGCTCAGTCCTCGTCTCCAGCTGTGTCCACTGTGGGGACGTCAAACCTCAAAG ATCTGTGTCCCAGCGAGGGTGAGAGCGACGCCGAGGCCGACAGCAAAGAGGAGCATGGCCCCGAGGCCTGCGACGCGGCCAAGATCTCCACCACCACGTCGGAGGAGCCGTGCCGCGACAAGGGCAGCCCCGCGGTCAAGGCGCACCTCTTCGCCGCCGAGCCTGGCGGCCGGCCCCGGGACAGCGGGCGGCTGGACAAGGCGTCGCCCGACTCGCGCCACAGCCCGGCCACCATCTCGTCCAGCACCCGCGGCCTGGGCGCCGAGGAGCGCCGGAGCCCGGGCCGCGAGGGCGCGGCCACGTCCAAGGCCGAGGAGGGGCGCGCGCTGCCGGGCAAGGAGGCCTTCGCGCCGCTCACGGTGCAGACAgacgcggccgccgccgccgcgcacCTGGGCCAGGGCCCCCTGCCCGGCCTCGGCTTCGCCCCCGGCCTGGCCGGCCAGCAGTTCTTCAACGGGCACCCGCTCTTCCTGCACCCCGGCCAGTTCGCCATGGGGGGCGCCTTCTCCAGCATGGCGGCGGGCATGGGGCCCCTGCTGGCCACCGTGTCCGGGGCCTCCACCGGCGTCTCGGGCCTGGATTCCACGGCCATGGCCTCCGCCGCCGCGGCGCAGGGACTATCGGGGGCGTCGGCGGCCACCCTGCCTTTCCACCTCCAGCAGCACGTCCTGGCCTCTCAG GGCCTGGCCATGTCGCCTTTTGGAAGCCTGTTCCCTTACCCCTACACGTACatggccgcggcggcggcggcgtctTCGGCCGCGGCCTCCAGCTCCGTGCACCGCCACCCCTTCCTCAACCTGAACAGCATGCGCCCGCGGCTGCGCTACAGCCCCTACTCCATCCCCATGCCGGTCCCGGACAGCGGCAGCCTGCTCACCACAGCCCTGCCGTCCATGGCGGCGGCCGCGGGGCCCCTGGACGGCAAAGCCGCCGCGCTGGCCGCCAGCCCGGCCTCGGTGGCGGTGGACTCAGGCTCGGAACTCAACAGCCGCTCCTCCACGCTCTCCTCCAGCTCTGTGTCCTTGTCGCCCAAACTCTGCCCCGAGAAGGAGGCGGCCACCAGCGAACTGCAGAGCATCCAGCGGTTGGTCAGCGGCCTGGAAGCCAAGCCGGACAGGTCCCGCAGCGGGTCCCCATAA